The sequence below is a genomic window from Lytechinus variegatus isolate NC3 chromosome 3, Lvar_3.0, whole genome shotgun sequence.
TTTCATTAGATGCaaagtttatttttgttatcatgttaGTCATTACAATGAAACTTTGATCTTGACTTGTTACATTTGTTTGTTTTCCAACATTGATAcaagaataataaaatacaaacattgttATGATTATTCACCATTGTATAAACAGTTGCATTGTATCTTAAAAGCTGTATAAACATTGTTATCTATAATTCTTTATAATTTGCATCCATGTCTGCCAACTTAAGATGTGTGTGATGATTAAaagaacatatacatgtatgatatattttttttagtattgatGATACCTTGTCTAATTAATTTCTTGTCATTTTGAACAATCTTTCAATCATGTAATTATTACTAAAAATGTTTTACTAAGTCCATTTCCTCTGTTTGCTGTGttgtatgaaaatatttgtaaatagaaatattgtttgtgtgtaaaaaaagggtatatatttatttttacaaggAATACAGAGAACAAAAGAATCATTGTACTATATATTTGATGTGAAATAAATCATGAGATTAAGTAATACACATTCAGTGAGTTCTGTTTacatttttactgaaaatttaaGGTGTTATTTTTTCAAAGTACAGATCAGAAACATAAATACTATATCCCTGTTTTAGATCTTAGTTTCtattttagtatttttggtTACTTGCTGTGCATTAAACCTTTAAAGTTCCTGTGTTTTTCTCTTAATATCTATTTTCTTATCTCTTCACGTCAAagctcttccttccccctcattaattttaattttctttctacCCTTTAATTCCTTTAGCCTTTGACCCCtcttcaaatgaaaataatcataattatttggaagttttaatttcatacaatatatAATTACTTCTTTAATTCAACCACCAATAGGCTAACAAATACAAAAGATTATGTCCTGCTTTTTCACACAGTTTCAGTAGTTTGGAGTTTAAAGTTTACACAAACAGTTACTTTAAGTGTCTAGAATCAGTCATGCATACATACTCTTCAATCTTCTTCAAAAGAGGATGTCATTAAAATGCATCATTGTCTATTTGAAAATATAGAATAGTATAATGACAtgttttttcttaatgtttGAGGGATCcgtaaaatatgtttatttaaaaaaggtgaaTATTAGTAGCAATATTACTGTACAATATTTCCATTAATAAAAACACATCAAATGTGTAAGATTATATGTATcaggaaaagaagaatataaaaagtgaaagaagTTGCGGGAAAACTTAGGAGGAGGAGTACAAAGTATGAAGGGAATAACAAATTATgaataacaaattatgaaagagaaaagggagacaAAGAGAAGCTAGTACATATTAATGAACCAAACTAGCAACAATGATAGGATGAGAACCTTAAAAGATGACATCATGATTTTGGTTCCACCTGTACTACAAAGCTCTAGAGGTTCCTTTGGAGTGCAATTCTCTGTAACATTGGTTACTGTCAATGACAGACGAAATTCAGTGTTATTTGCATATGAACATGGTCCACAAGTTGACATATCACCACAAAGATTATCAGGAGTACACCATCCATATACACCTACAAAATAATGACCAGGATAGAAGTCAGGGTCATCATGATTCAAGGTAACACTGCGGACGTCAATGGAGGCTAATTTCCAAGCATGACTGTTGATGGTTGGTCTTTGAATTGAGCGAGAAACGATGAGCTCTGGATAGGAATAGCTTGTTGGACATGTCGGAGGATCAATACAGTTTTCCAATCCCACAACGATATTGGAACAGGTTGAAGGTACACAGAAGCGATAGTACTTGTAGTTTTGAGCTTCTATGTTGTCTGTGATTTGACCATTATATGATACTTCATCATGAGGATGGCTTGATGTTATATGCTCTGCTAGCAGGGTAAACTTGGCAgctaaaacaataaataaaataattgttgaGAGAGATAACATGGTAGAGCGACAGTAGAGTAAGTGATGGGCCTTTCATTCGAAGACGAGAAAtgcttctattttttttccaaaatgaaaaGACGCAATTTCTCACAAtgattatcaaattatttttctgcATTTAAAATCTATCTATTTTAGTATTCTATAGAACTAAGTTCACAAATGATAGAAGGGAAATAAAGAAGCATAGATGCTTAGAGTTATAaagattatatatatttatctaagAATAAACTTGTTATTGAAATCCAAAAATACATAGGAACAATCGGTTtataaatggaaaataaatttataCGATACATTCGGAATAAATTAAGTTACTTGCCCTAACCACTGTATTTGAATTTGGAGGGGGGCGATTATCCTATACAAGAATATTGAAAGGGTTTCATGAACTATAAGCGTCATATGATGATTCTCTTTCTTCCCTTTAGTCGGCATAAAAATAAGGTTTCCCTGAACTATAGTGATATAATTTCAGAAACTTAAAATTGTATAAGTATGTTACTTTCCTAAATCATGTTGTTCGATAAAGATAACAGATAAAGCCAAATTGCAGCCATAATCATTATTGGATAGAAGGTTTGCTTACGGATATTGCCTGTATCGACGTCTGAACCACAATATGCAAGAACCCCGATGTAATATGTCCCTATCACATACTCTGGATCCCAACTAGAGATGATTAGACTCTCAGAACCCCATTCATAAGAAGACCAAGCCAAACTTCTAAATGTTGGGAATCTATCTGGTCCCCGAGATACGTATAGGTCAGGTTCCCCTTCAGCGTGGTTCacctaaaataaatcaataaaatcgaGATCGTTTTCACATTTTAGCGAATAACCCACCTGGTGGCAATGATTTATTTATCTCTTCGTAGAAAAGACCTACTATATATATTTGTCATATTTCATTGATcgaatacatatttttaaaaatgtttgtttCTTTGCGAGTTTTGATctcttgaatttttttatcattcttcaATTAAATTCCCAAAGCAAATTAATCTTTATACTGCcagaaatatttcaataagTCAACAATAATTCATTTAGTTTCAAATTTAGAACCTAATGCATTTGGAAGGATCGAAACAGATATgtgtttcaaaatattcaaagaGAGCACAGCAGTATACATCTCTCTGAAGCACAGACACCTCGATCCTTTATGTTGCATTTAGAATGTCTGCCctctcataaaaatgaaaaattgatgtTTCAAAATAAGAGAATTAGCAATTGTCTgcctttttaaacaaatatttttttttataaaatgacgTGTCGATCGCTGCATGGATAAAATATGTGCAGTGTTTACCTGTATTCTTAAGTCTTTGCATGGTTCAGTAGCATCAACACGgaaatattgatattcattGCATGGTACAGTATATTGCTCTGTCTCTACACCAAGACTCAACTGAACATGTTGTCCTGAGATTGATATAAAAGAGCTACCAAAAATGACTGTCATCAGCAGTAAAAGAGAAAGGTGAGCCATGATCGATCAGGATCTGAAAgaaatttctcaaaaataatCTTAATGGTCGCAaggagaaagataaaaaatgaaaataatatattgtaATGATCAAAGTCCACATCGATCCATATACAGAACGACTTGACAATCACGAACGGGATGAGTGGGTCGATCAATGACATTCAGaaactattttaaaaaaagtggaaaatatACGAATAGAGGAAGAGATTATTAAATTTGACTTAGTACCCAACCTCCAAACGCCTATTCCCCGGGCCTATATTCTCTTCAAGATAACCAGCAATTTCACCGTGAAGCGAGACACCTTTCTTTGTTAAGATCTTGATTTACAATTGACTATTTTTTTAGAGAGAATACACTAttttacatatgtatatatatatttaatattcattagtGCCATTATTTCACTTGTTGATAAACAGAGAGTGTCTGTCTGATTTGGCAGTATATACCCTTCAAATCGTATACCGTGTATTATATAACAAATCCTATTTATCAAGAGacctgtatgaataaaaaactcAGTGATTTCAGTTAcgataataaacaaaagaaacatacaattgTACTGTCAATACTCATCCCCATATTCATTTAAGTAGGCCCACGAGCAGGACGAGCATACACAAACATACCCATTATGAACAAAATTTCATGACTGACAATGAGACCAATGTTTATAGATCACTTATTctgtttttaataaacataatgaGAGCTTCAGACATTCGAGTTACAATTATGTAATTGGTCCCTGGtcgtgtataattttttttcttcattttatgattggtgttattttttgcaaatcctataattaaaattgaaattgttaTGGGATCCTCGGGTAAATCAAGTTAATAGCTATACCAGCACCACATTCCTAATCAAAACGATAAATCACACAATACACATGGCCATTCACAAACTATACAGTACCCACCTTGATTTTCAGGACGCAGGCCTTTTGGTCTATATAATTCCCAAATGGTAGTATCTCTATAGATATAGAAATATTTCTCTTTCAGCTTTATTTTCCAACGCCACGATATTATGAAAAATGTGTATCTCCGAGTTTCGTTATTAGAATAATATTCAGATTCAACAAGTTAAGGTTACTGGTCCATATAGATGTCAAGGTTATCGATCTTACCAAACAGAGCCTCCCTTGAAACAGAGTTTACCCAACCTCAGTCAAGAATCCCAAGAATACAATGGAATCTGATGTACTTTGTTCCCTGAGCTATCGTGACTCTCCTAATCTGTTTACAGCCGATATtgcatcatatttttttgtggaACGATACGCTACTAAAAAACCTTGGTTGGTTAGAGAAataagattgattgattgattttgttttgtagtgatctttattattcattcaaataaatttacatacataatgaaggaaataattGCAGCAGTGCAATACCAAACAGTGTAATAGACATAGTAGCCATATTGTATCAGAAAAGAGACATAATCCGAAATCAtgcaaaaataacatttcaacaacTAATGTATGCAGCTaaagcaaataataatgatttaaaaaaaagacgtAACAACTATGCAAATTGAAAGAATTAATGTATATTGAGCATTCTCTCTCcccatgaacccccccccccctcccattagACCCCAAATTTGAACAAACTAACacaccaacaacaacaaaaatgggAAATAGACAGAGGGGGAAAAACATACACATAAAGCagagagaaaatgaaacaacaaacaaacaaaacaaaagacagGAACAActaacaaaagaagaaaaaatacaacGAACCAATCGCGCCGAGGGGCACCCCTCCCTTCCTCatcctttttattttggttAATGTTTAAAACGTTTAAATATTCTTATTTAGTGTTGCGTTAACGTATTACGCTCTAatcattgattggttgattggtcGTTGGTTGGTTAGTTGGCTGGTTGGTcagttggttggttggttgttggttggttggttggttggtcggTCGGTTGGTtagttggttggttggttggttggttggttgttggttggttggttgttGGTTGGTTGGGTGGGTGGGCGTGGAGGTGGCGCTATCCATCGATATCCGATGATTTCCGCCAGGCTAAGCGAGAGGGATTCCATCCTCCCCTTCGCAGCCGCTCTCGTCATTTCTGTGTGTCCGGGCTGTGTGTGAGATATAGATTCACCGAAGAAAGGCATTGTGCATATTTTGTTTAACATCGATTGTTAGATTTAACATTTAGTACTCGTGCTTGTGTTTTCATTTCATGGATGTGtgtgtggagtgttgtggcccagtggattagtctccgcgGACTCTGAttcagagggtcgtgggttcgaatcccaatttccttcagcaagaaattgatccacaatgtgctgcactcaattacccaggtgaggtaaatgggtacctggcaggaatttattccttgaaacgcagcgcgcgtaacagctgcactgctaaagccagggtataTGCTGCATATAAgcgcgcttagagacttctgacaaagtaagtattaagcgctatataagcaagtataattatttatTGGTTTTAATAATGTGTCTTTCGAAAGCATTTACAAGCGCTCCTTATaaggttggttggttggttggtatATTGCTGCATGGTTGGTATCATGGGGTTGGTATACGGTTAAATGCATGTTAAGGTGTCATTATAGTAGGTATGAAGAGACTATGATTCCCCGGTTAATTACTTGGAAAATGTACATTAAATTATTATCTGTGTGTAATTAACATGAAAATGGTACATGTTTCCATTGTCAGATCCCTGAGACAGTAAAACGTTCAGTTTCATTTCATTACCCGCAAACATTATAACATGTTGATAccattcaaaataatgtaacaCCGAAAGATACAGATCGAGTAATTCATTTCCTTATAATGATGCtgaatgtaaataaatgaaCTAAAGAGTAATACGGCTAGCGGTTGCAAGTTTGACTTTCAAAGGCCCTTTCAAACCTAATGACCCCTTTCCCTAATATTGAATCCTATGATTCTGCTTGattgcatttatattttgtttgcacTTTTTATCAActgaaaatgctgaaaataaatTAAGGCCTAATATTTAcaactattttattttcttgattttataAATTCCATGTGTagtttaaaatattcatttattttctcaattattttgtatactTTATATACCCACTTAATCTTTCTGATGTATCATAATCACATCACTCATCGACATTGGTGTCGATCGATATTCTTgagggggatgattgacacaaatttCTCGTGGATTGGGAtttttcaacattaccccccactaaaatcacaagttaggacatttgggagtggttgatatgcatggtgttcttggaaattccttcattgttgtagtatACTGtacttatataattttttttgaaaagtcaatttgtgttacaagtaagcctattctaaactaatacgaaagaaaaaaatgacaaaaattgtcttGACCATGTACATCAGTGGTGTAACtacgggggcatggggggcacgtgccccccccccccccccatcggctggccaaaaaaacggggaaaagaagaaaaagagggaaaagggaaaagaaacgtagtggagaaagaagaaattattgttcattataatgttatgttatgttacataagaagcatttttcataactttataaaacatttgctTCATTGTGTTCAtgttgttcctggtgctcgcatagactgtttaactatatatataatcctgttgtactaaaacatcccgttttcaaatcaatatacaacaaatatatttcctcgtaattcgagttattattgttttatgtagtaacatattcttcttttacatCACTTCTTGTGATTGCCCTaatttaaggtcttaatataaaacatttcctgtccgcgCTGACGTTCGCATAAgtagattggtgagatttctgctcttcataaacttaaatcagtccttaaaacgtcaatttttctgatctgaatataaaaaatgttcagctcgcgcttcgccctcgcatcacttggttagtgaaatacgtagggtcttagtgaATATCTACAAataagccttagaatgcccctcttcaggtctgaatttcctacataatttttcagctcgcgcttcgcgctcgcagtatttgatttgtgagatg
It includes:
- the LOC121410105 gene encoding uncharacterized protein LOC121410105, whose product is MAHLSLLLLMTVIFGSSFISISGQHVQLSLGVETEQYTVPCNEYQYFRVDATEPCKDLRIQVNHAEGEPDLYVSRGPDRFPTFRSLAWSSYEWGSESLIISSWDPEYVIGTYYIGVLAYCGSDVDTGNIPAKFTLLAEHITSSHPHDEVSYNGQITDNIEAQNYKYYRFCVPSTCSNIVVGLENCIDPPTCPTSYSYPELIVSRSIQRPTINSHAWKLASIDVRSVTLNHDDPDFYPGHYFVGVYGWCTPDNLCGDMSTCGPCSYANNTEFRLSLTVTNVTENCTPKEPLELCSTGGTKIMMSSFKVLILSLLLVWFINMY